GGAGAGTTATCTTTTGTTCTGTTTTTGGTTCATTCTTTTAGTAACCACCAAAATTGCTATTGCATCATTGGCGGATCAGGTCCCAGATAACAACAGATAGTCATGAATGCCCCAAAAATAATGAATGTTTTCTCTTTGTGGCTGATGGCCTATTTCACTTAGTTCTtgaatctcatattttttttaataaataatttactgaTCAACTAGGTTATGATTCAACCAGACAATAATAGGAAAACAAAATGGGAAGACAATGGGTTGGCCAGCATCATGAAGGGAAACATCTCTTCCTTGAACAACAGAAAAATTCAACCGAAGTATTTAGTAAAAAGCAGAACTCATTGCTCTTCTTGGCTTCTTTTCTGATAGCTTCTCCTTCTTATGGTCATTCTCTTCTCTCAAATGGTTCAAATGAAATTCCTTATTCTTGTCTACATGAAACATAACACATGTTGCAATTAAAAATAGTGCATATAAAAGCAGCAAAAATGGAGACATTTCAAGTCAGTTGAGCATAACAGGTGATATTTGAAGGTGAAAATGCAATGGGCATGGACCAGATTCTTATGTTGCAAAACATTGCGATTCTGGGTAGGAGGCACTGACATTCAAGTCGTTGAGCATAAGAGATGATATCGGGAAGGTTGGAATTGAGCCATGAACTGATAAGCAAGAGGTTGAaggccagagagagagagagtttttcaaTTTGGCAAGGACAATCTGTAGAGATTGGGATGGACAGCGAGGTATGCAGTATGCTTCGAGAACACCAAAGGCCATTGTGTATGCAGAAtgggaaaagaaaataaaataaaagaaaagctgTTGTTGATCTCATATTTGGTAGTTGGTTTGAAAATAAACACGTTCCTAGAGTGTGTTCATTGAAGATTAGAAAATAGGTTTGTCTGCTAGGAGGTCAGCTTAATAACTAGTTACATTGCCTTTCAGTTTTCTGCTTGTTTGAATTCCATTGCATCTTTAGTAATATATGCAGCTTTTGTTGAAGTTAATAATTGCAATCTACTATAATTTGGTTATGAATGatgtaaaataattatatttaagcgACTAGCGGCCTGCATGGAGAGAGGGCTTGCCCATGTTGGTTGTAGTGATGCTGCAACCTTGAGTAGTCTCTTGCAGAACTGTGCTCAGATCAGCTGTGTGAAGTTTGGAGATCCTGTGATTGCAGGGAACACTGTAGCCATAAATCCACTTCCATTCAAATGCCAATAGTCATTTTGAACGGTGAGTATGGGTGGGAGGACAGAGGTCTTATGTTAGATGAGTTCTAAAGGCTACTAGAAAGCCCAAAGTGATGTGCAGTGGAAAATAACTTATTGTTCTCATGCTACTTCCAATTGCTTTTTAATCCAACTTTGCTGGCAAAGTTGTCCTCCTCTTTCATCTCCAGGTTTTAGCTCCACCCTATGTTAGTGACTTGTTTGTCAGCAATTTCCCACAACTGTGCTTTCAGTGCTTCGTGCTCTTCCCTTATGCCATCTGTATCTAGTCTGTTGGATACTGGCAAGTTGTCAGATGAGCCATttggattttgcaaaaaaaaaaaaaaacctactttatttttctttttgcagATTAAGAGTACTTGATTTTCATACATGTTTTTGTCCATAGCCTTAACGGATAAAACCAAGCCATATGTTTTTTTTTGGGGTAGCAACCCAGCCATATGTTTAAGCGGAGTTTAGTGCATATACTTTTTATAGTGAATATTACATATTTTGATAGTAAATACAcataattttgataccaaaagcaCATGCTTGTTCACCATGCAATGCACATTCAGGGCTGGAAGGTGCTTATGGCACCAGGGTAAAAGCTTCCAGAAAATTCAAAGCTCAGCCATTTCTGCAGAAAATAAAAGTTGCCTGAATctggaaaaataataaaaagtggGCTGTTTTTGGTAAATTCCCAAAACTAAATCACTTTAGTCTTATTAAACTTTTTTTCATCACCAATCATGTAGGTACCATGGCCGTTATGGATAAATATCTTGGAACTAATCAAGTGCTTTGTGACATCCTTAAATCTGAGCAGTCTATCATGAGAAGGCATCAGCAAAGAAAAGGGAGCACAACCAATGATTCCAAGCAGGCACCAAGGTAAAAGGGCTTGATGCTTCTGCATGACTTTTGAGCTCATTTTGCCGATGCCTTGAGCTAAAGTCGTTCTAGTGGTCAGGCAATATGTCATGTTTCTACTTTCTGTTTTGGTTGGTAGGGCCAAGACCAGACTCATCTCCTCTCTTTTGTTTCCAAGCACAGGTCTGGTGCGCACATTAACCAAAGACCAGTGGTGAGAGGGGCTTTTCTCTGAGCTGTAATTCCCATAACATTCTTTTAAAGAAAAGAAGCCACCTTTAACCTCCATATATTGATAGTGGAAAGAGTGCATGCAGGGAAATTCTCCACATTTTGCCGCATCTCTGGTGCTTCTTTCTCCGTGTCTAGTGGGGAGCATGGAATATGAAAGCAGGACATGAATAAAGGGTGAAGGGGGTGGGGAAGTGATGCTCCTCAATTCATTGAAAGCTACGTGGCTTTTCCTTATGGTCTGACATTGCTTGATGGTACGGATCCTCATGCGTTGGTTGCCTGAGAACCAGAAGGCAGTGGGGGTACCTGTGGTGCTACATGGAGAGAGGCTTTTCGGCAGGCAATGGTGGTGGAGTCTAAAATATATTGCATCTAGTTTTCTTGGATGTTCAAAATGCCCATAATTTGAGTTTGTGTTGCTTGAATGAGTTGTGATGATTCCTGTTGGCAACTCTAGTGGCGTTTGTGCTAGAGGATCTAAAAGCTGGACTTGAGTCCTTGATAATTTTAAACTGCTGGTTTGCAGGGTATTGAGGCTTTTCGGATACCCTAACAGAGATGTATGGTtgtgaatagatctatttagaaTTATGTATGTAAATGGAGTTAGAGATCACAATGTTGCCTAATCTGTTTCTGGTTCATGTGTCCTCATGCTGGGTTTTGCTACTTCTTATGGATGGAAACAGTGGTTTTTGATGCTTTTGTTATTTGATGGGGTTCTTAAGTGACACTAACAGCCCTATTTTGTTTTTAGTTTGAAGGTAAAAATGAGTCTTATTTAATGTGAAAGTAGCTCAGGTTGACTAACCtactttttaaaatatttttcaggaCGCACCTGGCTGAGCTAGCTATCTTAAGCAGGGGCATGCACAAAAATGCTACCTTGTCAGTAAACAGATGCATCATAATCTAACCAACATAGAATATCAAATCCATTCAACTCAATTTAAGTAATAGCTCAAGGTAGAGCTATTAAACTTTGCATTCGAGTCTTGAATGATGCAACTTGAAAAAATCAGACTTCTATGATCAGAGTGCAGATgggttgttttttcttttctctctgaaAAAAAATATGGTTATTACTAATAGAAGACCAAGATCTTTGCTCGAGCTAAAGAGATGTGCGTATTTATAATTTTGGTGCACATAAGAATCATAGTCTGGTGGGACGCATATAATGTAGTGGATGCTCCTGTACACTGATTTAAGGTTTGTATGGCTTGGTTGATTGAGAAACATACAGGATAGGTACTGCAAAATTAATCTGTTTTCTAAAATGCTTTGGTGATACAGAATCCAACAAGGAAGTTACAAGTATGACATTTAGCTTTTCCATTGAAAGAATTTTGAAGCCTTTTTTGTGTAAGATTGCTCTGTGATGCTGGCAccactttttctctcctttttctaaTTGGTAGAAACTATTTGCTTGGCATATGAAGTCAAGGCAATACTTTTCCAATCAAAAAAGGattagaaagagagcaaataaaaatAGTAAATTACTATAGTTTAGGCATCACTTTTCAATGAGAAGGATTAATATACAGTAAGTAAATCAACTTTACCTACTCTGTCCAAATCAATATGAGCACATATAGTCAAGCTTTGTCATCCATTGTTTTTTATGTTGCATGAAGATACTCagctcatatatgatttttatctttttgcataAAATTAACAACTGTGACATTATTTTGATGATTCATTTTTATCTTCATTGAATAATTAATTGATTCTAAAAGCTTAAGCTGGTCAACAATGCATATGAGGCTTAATACCCCCTCATGTGTGGCTAGGACCCTATGAGGAGAGACGACAATGATTGCAGAGCAAGACTAAAAGGCCGTGGCAAACTTGAGCTCTAATATGTGCTGAGTAACCAATAGATCCCAAAAGCTTAAGTTGACAGAGAAAAGtttctttttttgggtaaaagtCCGATAGAGAAAAGGTTAATAATATATATCAAGCTATTTGAAGTGATCAAATGAACACGTTATACAAAAATTTGAATTGACCAGTCGAAGTCAAAATTTGGAGCATGATAGCAAAGCATGAAAATTGTTGGGAATTTATATAGTAGCCATTGTTTAGATATCGAGTGCTCACTACACTTGATACTAAAGCATAGAAGACAATCAAATCGAATACCTACTATTAATTGCATGAAAGCAAATGTGGCTTCGATTGATTGCTCGGCTCTTTTTTAGAAGTGGTCCAGAGTTTAAACACCacaatatttatgattaaaaaataaaataaaaatgtatGAAATTTTGAATATTGTAAAAAATCCATTATATATATGAGGCagatttggataagatcaatCAAATTTGGACTTAGATCCAGTCAAGTCTAAATTGAACAATGGGAGTCCTATATCGATAATCCAAGCCGTTGGATGCGATTTATTATCTCAAAACTACTTGCACACtaaaaattaaatgatttgaAGGCCATtaacctatgcatcaagtgatttaaaaaatacatctaattcaattttatttagattatcaaatttttgactacttgatgtatAGATTGGGAGTctctaaatcatataatttttaatatataagtaGTTTTGAGGTAGTAGATTGCATTCACTGCTTGGATTATTGATATAGGACtcctattatagagttttgatctgaTCGGATTTAAGTCCAAATCCTATCGACTTGATTCTAGCCTagctctctctctttatatatatatatatatatatatatatatatatatatatatatatatatatatatatatatatatatatattagtttaatATGTATTTTTGAGGTTTTTGAACAGTTCGCCTCctagatctaaaaataagatgGGTAATGCATATATTTTGGAGTCATACATAAATTTAAATTACTTGATAAATGTATTTTAAATAtccaataaatattaattttgagtgATAACTATTTTTTCTATGAAACATGGAAGGTTTAGTAacatttttttattaatagtgcTATGGAGCATTGGTTATGAAAAAGTTCTTTTGCCACATATTATACAAATATTAAGGTCTCTCATGAAATTTAGAGCAATAAACAATGAACCATTAAATGTGAAGCTTTCGTTCTAATATTTAGGAGGTATAAGCAGATTTTCATGTGAATGAAATGAATGAGcgaatatttttcattttttatacCCACTTTATATATTCACTAGAACTGACCAAATGAAATGGTCTTGGTTTAGAACACATTAATTTATTGTAATAGCTCTACTTAAATATTGGTGTAACATGCCAAcccattatttttaaatattattgtctcatttcacaaatgggtgaAAACTGATcttgaaatttagatctaatttttaaccagATTAGCATGTACATGTAATGTGTTTCTTTTGACTGCTAGCTTATTGCTTGCAAAATATTGGCAAAAAAAGGAAGCAGGTTTATGAAATGTGATTCATATCTTTGTTTTAGCTTTAAAAAAAAAGTGTATTAAgggatttgaaaagttaaaaccTACATCATTTGCTATATTGAGACTTAGATTTTGCTTCTGAAGGGTTTGAAAAATATGACATGTACTCAATGTAGGATGATAAAATGTAGTattctttctccttgatccttatTTCCATGGATGAAAAAAGTTAATTGAAACAGGGGAGGGATCTCTCCTCCTAAAAGAAGGCCGCGGACCAAATTTGTCCAAGATTTGTACCATACTCAAAATCTGGCTTGAAATTAATGTTGCAAAAATATGATCCCCAAAGAATAGGGTTATGTAATCCTACATCTTTTTTTAAGGTTGGAATCCATAATTACTCCTTAAAATGTAAGAGGATagatttttaaattatgatattataattattattatggTTTGGAAACACcatgttatatttatatactAACAAGAATAATAATAgtcattatttttatatatatatttcacaaataaaatattttttaattattaaaattttagtgtcaattttctctccaaaaatgaTTGCATGGTCTAAAAGTAATATCTTTTTATCCAATAAAAATTAAATGGAAATATTGTTATGTTCccattatttttttgttatagaaTCATTAAAACAACCACTATAATATGTTATTTTAATATAACAATTTGATACGATATTAAAGTTGTTATAAATCAACATATGAATTGGTTGATGCCACATGGGCATGTGCCACCTTGcatcttcttttcctcttcaaTGACAAAAAGACAAGTCCTCCTTGAAATGGTCTCCCCATAGCAGTTTAACATAGAAATTCATATATAATCCTGATTAATTcttgaataataattttttatacaagAATGCAGTACTTAAATTTATAaagtaaatttatatttaaatattatttatccatgaaatagcatcattcaaaataaaaatacaactgatattattttatcattacataaaattattttactattaTAAATCACTATAACATAAATTGAACAAGCAGTAACAACTCAATAATATTACTAAAGTAATAGACCATTCTATCAAAATATAGTTATGTTTAATCTCTCTATAAAATATAACAAATATGCATAAATGGCTATAACAAAGTTCTTATTATTTATATCACCATCAATCTATATCAAATATTTCCAACAAAGTTAAGACCTACTCCGATCAATTGATGCTTCTATGACGCATAATGAGGTGGTTATTGCCTCCATCATTAGAGATCTCTGTTGAGATTAATTGAAaagttctaatttaattagaatttcatTTTTAGTTGATCATTAGTTTTAATAACTTTAGAATTCTATTCTTAGTGTTactttatttaattatttctttctaaATATTATTAGTTTGTGTTCTAgtgaatttttgatttttgagttGGAGTCAAACTCTTACCCACATAGTGCTCTATTTAAAAGGATCTTTTTTTAGTACAAATAGACAATCATACCACTCTAGTATGAGAGCAGCTCATAAGATCAAAATACAGAAGGTCCCACAAGTTAGACGGGCATGTCTCACCTTGTCACCAAAGGGATCTTTGGTGTCTCCTTTATGCATGGAAGATAGTAGAAAAGTATCTGTAGAAGAGTGTGagaggggagaagaaagagagatgaGAGATTATTTATGCGTGTGGAGACTCTTTCGTGAGATGTCTTTATGAAATct
This genomic window from Elaeis guineensis isolate ETL-2024a chromosome 13, EG11, whole genome shotgun sequence contains:
- the LOC105032972 gene encoding uncharacterized protein isoform X2, with product MTEKFLLQNVLLFYGTMAVMDKYLGTNQVLCDILKSEQSIMRRHQQRKGSTTNDSKQAPRAKTRLISSLLFPSTGLVRTLTKDQWEILHILPHLWCFFLRV
- the LOC105032972 gene encoding uncharacterized protein isoform X1; translation: MIYRTPKGYFQAERGTMAVMDKYLGTNQVLCDILKSEQSIMRRHQQRKGSTTNDSKQAPRAKTRLISSLLFPSTGLVRTLTKDQWEILHILPHLWCFFLRV
- the LOC105032972 gene encoding uncharacterized protein isoform X3; this translates as MIYRTPKGYFQAERGTMAVMDKYLGTNQVLCDILKSEQSIMRRHQQRKGSTTNDSKQAPRSGAHINQRPVGNSPHFAASLVLLSPCLVGSMEYESRT
- the LOC105032972 gene encoding uncharacterized protein isoform X4; translated protein: MPIVILNGTMAVMDKYLGTNQVLCDILKSEQSIMRRHQQRKGSTTNDSKQAPRAKTRLISSLLFPSTGLVRTLTKDQWEILHILPHLWCFFLRV